Below is a genomic region from Macaca fascicularis isolate 582-1 chromosome 18, T2T-MFA8v1.1.
ACCAATCTCATTCATTCAGTGTCTACCATGTTCCTACTTGCTGGCATCCTGGGAGTAATACACAAATACAAGAAATAGACCCTGCCTTGAGGCCGGTCATCTCACTGGGGGAATGGGACTTCCTAATAACCCAAGAACTTCAGGCTGACTCATTCCACTCACATACCACTCAGTGAGATCCATGCAATTACTTCCCCATTtcccagataaggaaactgaggcagcagaaGTATATAATTTGCCTAACACCAGCACTTCATGTTCCTAGTAAAACTAAGATTAGAACATGAGTCCTTTACTAGCCAGGCAGCCTTGCACCTAGTTGGAGCCACTGTGGTCTAACAGAGGAGGCACAGGCTTGGGCATTAACCCGTTTACGCAGGAGGTTGAgaatttttttgtgaaaaatcagaccttggcgatgTCCTTGAGCAGCTGGCTATAcataactcccacaagcttagcgttccaataatggaacactaggcataaatgggttaaaacaTCCTAGTTCTAATTCTAGCTCTGACACTGATTTGCCGTGTGGCCTGGGGCATGGTCTTCATTCTGTGcctaattttctcatctgtaaaatggacgtAAAATTTGTACCAGCCTTGCCAAGCTCTTTGGGTTAGAAGTACCTGAGACAAGGAGGTATGAAAACACCTTGGAACATGGTGACGCCCTGGACACATGCCAGAGGAGAGCCCTGGGAACCTGTAAGGACccttctcagaaagtgtcttcaATAGTGTAGATCTCTGCAAAACTGTGCAGAACACAAATTGGTTTCTGATATGGCCCCATCCCTGCGAAAACATCCATAAGGGTGTCTGCATCCTTCCTGGACTTCACAATTGCTAGCATTGGTTGAGCACTGACTAGGTATCAGAAGGCAATTTGTATGCGTtacctcatttgatcctcatagCAACTCATCCCcgttgtacagatgaggaaaccgagctCAAGGAGGGTAATTACCAAGTCCCACGGGTCATGGGTGGTGAAGCGAGGATGTCAACCCAGGCTATCTGAGAGCAGGGACCTCACCCTCAACCTCCTCAGTCAACTCCAGGCACAGTGTCGGCGCCAGCTGAGAACAATGTGTTTGATCCCACTTGGGGAATCCAGGTTAAGCCTATTTTCAGAAGGGATTTAAAGCTTTCCAGATCCATTCCGGATCCAAATGATACAGAGCATGTTCTTCCTGCCCCCTCTGCCCAACGAAATTCTTTCTACTCTTCACAGCTCAGACAAGGCCCCTGTTCCTAGAAGCCTTCCTTGACCCCCAGCCCACAGGGATCCTATGCCTTTCTGCCCATACCACTCATTTGCACTCTGTACTgagcccctccttcctccttagCCACCTGGCAAGCTTGGGTTTCAGCCCTCTCTGCTCATCCCTCTAGCCTGGCTCTGATTAAACCCCTAGACTAAGAGTCAACCTCCAAGGAGAAGGGTCCAAATCCCCCCACCCTTGGATTTTACTTTGCAGGGGGCAGCATGGTGAAGGGGAACAAATATGAGCTTTGGCAACAAACTcagctgggttcaaatcctggctcagaCACTGGCTGGCTGGGTAGCAATGGGCAAGCTACCTGCCCTCTCCATActtgtttctttatctgtaaattggAGATGCTGATAAAAGTCTATATCTTTCAGAGTTGTGTTGCTTGAGAAAGGATTAGAGGTGTGATGACTGACATGTGACAAgtggcattcaataaatggtagctattattgcAAAAGCTCACTAGCTTGCTGACCTCTTGGTAGGGAGAGAGGGGAGCACAGTCTGTCTCTGAGAGGATAGATgctctcattttacagttgaacaAACTGAAGTCCAGAGTGGGAAGTGCCACTTTTTCAGACAGGGTTGCTTGGACCTACCTGGGTTCTAGAACCTTCCACTGAAGGCAGAGGCTCAGGGGAAGTTCTCTGGAATAGTGGCCACATCTAAGAAGGTTTCAACTCCGCTGCATTCTTCTTTAAcctctttcttccatttctgagctcctcatctcctcttcccatctttcccctttatttttatctgtgtgtttttttctagCTCCTTCCTACCAAAGGTTCATAGTTCACATCAAGCCTCTTCTAGCTgttgagtgttttgttttgtttcttgtgtgtgtctgtgtgtgtatattgaatttttttttccctgcatgtTATTCTTGGAGACAGAACTGCCTTAGCTTAGATGATGGGAGGCAAACGGATGGAAGGCATGGGGGCAGGGGCATGACATCCCCTTTGGGACACTGCTGTCTACTGGCCCACCAGGGCCTGGGAATCTTAGGGTCACCAGGGAAGCTCCCAGCATGCAGGGTGGGGACACTTCTTCCCAAAAAGACAATGAAACAGCAAGTGGCAGCCCTTACCTCCTGGCCGCAGCGTACCCCTCCCACTCCCTGCCTCTGAGGTTAGTCTCCTGCCTGGAAAAACAGCCTTGAGCTACCATGGTTACATCTGTTTCTCCAGAAATGGAACAAAGGTCACAAACCAAGGCACAGTGAGAAGTCACTGCTGGGCAAACCAGCCTTCAGGTCCAGGGTCACGGAGTGGGTTCCCTCCCCATCGTCAGACCCACTTTGCACTTCTGGATCCTCATGGTCATGATGTGTGTTATCAGATTTCTCATGACCATCCTATCACAGGATGAGAAATAGAAGTCCAGAGAAGTGGAGGGGCctcccagagtcacacagctgtgGTTTCCTGATTCTGAATCTCAGGTAGACATTGCTCCCAAAGCACAGAAGATCCGCACTTAGCGTAGGACAACCACATGCCATTTCTCAAAGTGCTCGGACGGTTATCACAGTGGGACACTGATCACCAACACGTGGTCTAACGGGTTCCAGctcttctattttaaaaggcAGAGTAAAGCTTAAGGAATGGTGGGAATTTTCcctgaaaagcattttaaaacattttcatctctAAAGGAATAAGCCGTTAGCAAGCAAGAAAACTTGGCTCTCGATAGAGAACTAATTTCCTGGGGTTTTACTGACTTTGGCTTTTGACTCAACAGTGGAAGGGTCGTTTCATTTACACACAGTCTTTTCAGATGAGAAGGCCCCTTTGAGGGTCAGGACCCTGTTACCTACAGGGTGGCTTTGTGAGAATTAGAAAAAGGTGTCACTTCCTCAATACGTTTACtttcatatatcaaaacattGTTGTAATACACGCATTTTGTTAAACTGAGACATTTAACTGCCATCTGCCAGAAAATTATGATAAATATCAAAAATCTATAATGTCTGTGAAATAGTGCCCCTGGATTATTATCTACTACTGCATAATAACAcaaaaatgtagtggcttaaaatgagaataaacatttattgcctcatagtttctgtggatcaggaatttGGGAGATACTCAGCTGAGCAGTCCTGGTTCAGTGTCTTTCATGAGGTTGCAATCAAGATGTCAGCCAGGGCTGCTGTCATCAGGCCTGACTGGGGCTGAAGGATCCACTCTCAAGGTGGCTCACCCATTCAACTAGCAAGTTGGCATTGGCTGTTGGCAGAAGGCCTCAATCCTCTGCCTTGGGGACCTCTCCCTAGGGCTGCTTGAGcatcctcacaacatggcagctaaGGACAGCCCTTGCCATAGACCTTCCACCAACTTTGTGTCAGGACTGTGCTAAGCATTTAATGATATGATCTGCCCTTGAGCAGCTTACAATCTAGCAGAGACACCAATCATTACAGTTCCAGGTAGAGTCAAATAAATGACAAGAATCAGGAGACCAAAGGCTGGAGAGATGGAGCCTCTGAATTGAGGGATGGGAAAAGGGTTGTCTAAGTGAGACCTTGAAGTGTGGATGGGATGTGGACCCCCAGAAGTGTGAGATGCTGTATTCTCCAGTCAAGAGTTCAGCATGAACAAAGGCATGGCAGCTGAGAACAGGGTGTATGTTTGGGGATTGGAGAGTAGGGAGTCCAAAGGTACATTTGGGGCACATTGGAGGGGAGCATTGTGGCCACTCAGTCCATCCAGGTGACCACCCACTCTCGGCTGTGCTCAGAAAGTGGGATGGGAAAGGCTCATTGAGCCACAGCTCTgtcttctcctctccccttctcttcttACCCCCAGCAGAGCTTTGCCAAAACCACCACCAAAACTTACACAGAGTAGTGGAGGCTGTCTAGGGACCGAGCAAGGGAGAGGACCCCTCCCCAACCCTATGAGAAAGGCAGTAGCCTGGGTCTGGGGTGGTCTCCACATTCCAGCCCCTGAGGCTGGCCAAGCCTGCCTGGAGGGCTCCAGTCTGCCCTCCCTGCCCTTGACTGCTTGGCTGTCCCTGGAGGGCAGGGCTACCCAaaaccttccctccctcctccacaaAGGCATCCCTAAGCACCTCTGAACCTGCAGTCTGGGTCACTCATTAGGCGTTAGCAGAGACTACTGGCCTTTCTTGGTTACTTTTGTGATCAGAGGCAGGAGCTGCAGTTGGCTGTGGTTGGGAGCATGACCTGAGGAGCCAGACGCAGGCTCAGGTCTCTGTGCCCTCACTCATCCTCTGTGCATCAACTCTTAGtggcttcattttcctcatctgcaaaatgggaatgatgaTAACAATAGGAGCTAAATGCTTTATTGTGAGGACTGAGTAAGCCTAAGGGCAGATGACAGTCCTGACTTCTCTTTGGGAAACCTGCTGTTTAGGGAGAGGATTTGACCTGAAGACAGAAGGTGCTGGCTTGGCCTGCCCTATCCTCCCAGTTCATTTCATGGGTCCTGAGTATCTGAAGCAAAGAGCTTGGGGCCAAGGATGTGGGACAGGTATCTGATGGGTCCCCCTTGCTCATTGCACAGATGCTCATACCACACCTGACTCGAGCATCCAAAACTAAATGTAGCTCAGACTTGAGGCCTCCCCTCTGATCCAGGCCTCCAGGGGCTGCTTGCTGGCCCCCAGCCCAGCTGCCCAAAGGCAGCCCCCTTGGGGCATGGCAGCCCCAAAGGAGCCCGCCGGCCTGCAGCCACGCAGGCAGCCGTAGTTTCCTAAGTCCTCTGCATTCCCTTGGGTGCCCACCACTACAGTGGGGAGccagggaaaggaggaagtcactaggagcttctctcctcctctggaTGTAGGAGGTGGCCTCAGAGCTCTCTCTGCAGCACAGCCCATTGAAGCCTCAGCCTGGGGACACCCTCCCTGGTCAGAGAGAAGGAGGGGTGTCCATCAGCTAATTCTACACAGGCCCTCAAGGGATCTGAGTGGATATGGTGCATCTGAGCCCCCAGAGAAATGCAGAAGTGGAATGGTTTGTCAACAGACAAGAACCATGTTCAACGGGGCCACTCAGAACAGAACCTGGCCCTTCAGACCAAGGGCAGCTTGGTGGGGCTGCCCACTTTGTGCCACTGTTCCCACAGCCTGGTACActgttctccacatcctcccatGCTGGATCCTTCTCCTCTTCTGGGTCTCTGCTCAAATGATACTTCCTCAAGGAAGCCTTCCCTGTTGACCCTGGGTAAAGcgctcccctcctctcctcccttacAGCTCTGTGGTAGATAGCTGgatgagagatggagagaagcGAGGAGATTGATTAGTGGCTTTAGGTTGTTTCCTGTCATTtgcttttcttcaactttttcttttgagatactTATTTCAGCTACAGTTGTAAGAGATGACACAGAGACATCTCATGTACCCTTTATGCAGTTTTctccaatggtaacatcttgcaaaaccaTAGTACAATATCAACCAGGGTATGAACACCGATAGAATCAATACACAgagcatttccatcaccacaagtATCTCTCTTGTTGCCCTTTTATAGCCACACCCACttccctcccaccaccaccaccacctccttaGTCCCTGGCAACCCTCATCTATTCTCCATTTCTGTAACTTTATTATCTCAAGAAtgttatagaaatggaatcatgccATATCTAACCCAttgggattggcttttttcactcagcgtAACTCCCTGGAGATTCATCAAGGCTGTTGTACATATTGAGAattgattcctttttattgctgaatagtattccatggcatggaCATACCACAATGTTTAGCCACACACCTTTGAAGGATGTCTAGGTTATTTCCAGTTACTCACTATCATGCATAAAGTGgccatgaacatttgtgtgtgAGTTTTTTGTAGACATAAGATTTCATTTCTCTGGGGTATATGCTCAATAAttcaattgctgggtcatatggcagttgcatatttagttttttaagatCTGCCAAATCATTTTCTAGAATAGCTGTACCATTCtaccttcccaccagcaatatatgagtgatccttttctccacatcctcaccagcatttggtgttgtcagtatttttttattttagccactaTCTTATGTATGTAGTGATATCTTATGatagttttaatttgaatttccctaatcactcatgatattgaacatcttttcagatAAGATGGCTCATCTGCATCTGTATACTCTGTTTGGTGAATCTTGCTGTACATTTTTATCACAGTTGTTATATCCCTCTAAGCTCTGTTAGAGCAAAGGCCTTCTTGATTTGTTCTCTGTGCATCCCCAGAGTCCAGTACAGAGCCTGGCATGGGGAGACTACCCAATAATATttagagaatgaatgaatggactgCCAGGGTCTCTGGCCCTTTTAAAGATGAGAAGGTAGGAAAGCAGTGAGGCCTTAGCTCTGGGaagcctcctgagcacctggcctgTGAAATTGCTTAGGGAAGACCTGGGCTGCCCCGTGGTAGAGGAGAAggtgagggcaggggaggggcaccCAGCATCCTCCATGCCTGCCACCTCCCCAGTGCCTCCAGGTCACACTCACACTTTATGAGCCAGCACTTCTCACTCCTCCCCTCCCactgcctctgccttcccaggGCAGAAACATCCAGAAGATAAATGCGTAAGGATCTCCAGAGCTCTTCCCACTGGGGCATGGGGCTTtaggatttgttttcctttttgttttctccccacTTTATTTGTACCAAGATAAGGGCCAGGGCTTTGCTAGGATTTATCTAGATGGGCCATGTTGAAGCTTTGCTGTAAGTGGAAGAGCCCTGTCAAGCTTGTCCGACCCaccttattttattgttgttgttgttctgttttgttgttttgttttaggcttttagcagcctgaagccatagtttttagtttctgtctctagtgataagcggaaaagagggatgaggaaggggctttactggcccaatcagaaacagaaactaacAACCCATGAATGTTTTCTCTCCTTGGATGCCCCTACCTTCCCTGGCAGATGCCGCATTTTGTCCCGGTTGACTATGTTCACCTAGGCTGTGAGCTGTGCTTCCTAAAGGAAGGGATGCCAGTTGTCCTCTGTCATGCCCTGCTTTCTCCTGGTGGCTGCTACTGGCCAAActttacatataacatatataatgatAAGGTGTCTCAGAAGATGCTTCTCACCACAGGGGTTGATATTTTCATGAGGCTAACAGAATATAGACATGAAAAATTAACTAACAATGTActagaatttatatttatattgcattatatttatattgaatattgcatttatatttgtattgAATTTAAATATAGGTGAAATCTCTCTCAGATATACACATATAGGAagttagtgtttttttaaaaaaaagatcaagatTTACAAATGGAAGGAAACTTCAACTACAATGAACGAGTAAGGTCAGGAAGCAAAACATACCACAGAGCCCCCATTCACTTGCTGAAAATGGGCCACGAAATTTGTTTTAAGCTTCCTAGTAGCCAGTGCAAAGTGTAAGTCTGTTACAGAGTCAGAGGATTTGTGAGACAAATCAGAGCATCTTCTCAGCAGAAGCACTGCGGTCCTTGCCCCACAGAGGTGGGTCCTGTTCCTGTAGCCAAGGCAACAGCTGGGTTCATGTGGCTTTTCATCCTGCAGTTGTATTCTGCAACTGCATGTTGGCAAAGTGGAAATCAGTAAAACCAAGCCTGAGAGAAGCCTTGCAGCCTTTAGTGAGTAGCTGACACCAGCTGCCCAGTGAGAAGCCTAACTCCAAGAGTCTTAGGGGTCCAGAGAAAAGCCCCAGCCTGTAAGCCAGGCTGTGAATTGCAGGTGAGATTTGGCAAAGCTGAGAGGTAGGAGGACTGGCCTCGCAGTGGAAAGGGAGCCCTTATGCCAAGAAAGTGGCTCAGAGTCCTAGAGCTGAGACCCCTCCTGGGGCCACGCTCACTAACCCagtcttctctgtgtgtctctgcaggGCTCTGGCTGAGAACATGGCCAATGACATTGATGAGCTCATTGGCATTCCCTTCCCCAACCACAGCAGTGAGGTCCTGTGCAGCCTCAATGAGCAGCGGCACGATGGCCTGCTGTGTGACGTGCTCCTGGTGGTACAGGAGCAGGAGTATCGGACCCACCGCTCTGTCCTGGCTGCCTGCAGCAAGTACTTCAAGAAGCTCTTCACAGCTGGCACCCTAGCCAGCCAGCCCTACGTCTACGAGATCGACTTTGTCCAGCCTGAGGCTCTGGCCGCTATCCTGGAGTTCGCCTACACCTCCACACTCACCATCACTGCCGGCAACGTCAAGCACATCCTCAATGCAGCCAGGATGCTGGAGATCCAGTGCATTGTGAACGTGTGCCTGGAGATCATGGAGCCTGGGGGGGACGGAGGGGAGGAGGACGACAAGGAGGATGACGATGATGacgaagatgatgatgatgaggaggacgaagaagaggaggaggaagaggaagaggaggatgacGATGATGACACGGAGGACTTTGCTGACCAAGAAAACTTGCCTGACCCCCAGGACATCAGCTGCCACCAAAGCCCTTCCAAGACGGACCATCTCACAGAGAAGGCCTATTCAGACACCCCCAGGGACTTCCCTGACTCCTTTCAGGCTGGCAGTCCTGGCCATCTGGGGGTGATCCGGGACTTTTCCATCGAATCTCTGCTGAGGGAGAACCTGTACCCCAAGGCCAACATCCCCGACAGGAGACCCTCCTTGTCTCCATTCGCCCCGGACTTCTTCCCACACCTCTGGCCAGGGGACTTTGGTGCCTTTGCCCAGCTGCCTGAGCAGCCCATGGACAGTGGGCCACTGGATCTGGTCATCAAGAATCGGAAGatcaaggaggaggagaaggacgagctgcccccacccccaccgccacCCTTCCCTAATGACTTCTTCAAGGACATGTTCCCTGACCTGCCGGGGGGCCCTCTGGGACCCATCAAGGCGGAGAACGACTACGGTGCCTATCTCAACTTCCTGAGTGCCACCCACCTGGGAGGCCTCTTCCCACCCTGGCCCCTGGTGGAAGAGCGCAAGCTGAAGCCCAAGGCCTCTCAGCAGTGCCCCATCTGCCACAAAGTCATCATGGGGGCCGGGAAGCTGCCGCGGCACATGAGGACCCATACCGGGGAGAAGCCATACATGTGCACCATCTGCGAGGTCCGCTTCACCAGGTGCGCATGGCAGCCCTCGGGTGCGGGGGACGGGGCCAGAGGCCATGGGGACAGCAGAGTTGGGCAGAGAGGCTGGGGatggagacagagacccagaTGGATCCCAGACACATGCAGGCTTGCGGCTAGCAGGGGTGCTAAGCATCACCTGGTGCTGTGACTTTCAAACCCTTTTTAGGGGCTGCAGTATTTTCTCAGATAAAATATTAGGTGGAAGCCCATGACATAGAGCAGGTAAGAGCGGGCTGTTCTGGCTGGGAGGGAAGTGGGGCGCCTCAAGCACCTTGGTTGCTtggcttcctcttctccttccagcCATAAACTTGTGGAACCCAGTTTGAATGGATGGCACTCCCCGGATGGAGTGCCGCCCCTTCGTTTGATTTGGAGAAGCAGCCACTCACCTTTATTAAGCCTGCTCTGCATGCCAGGGGCCATCCTAGGCACCTTAAATATACTCTTGCCACAGCCAGGCCCTGGAAAGATGGGGAGACATGGTTGGCTTTGTTTACGACACATCTCCCAGTGGCTAGCTGACCTGTGCAGCTGGAAAatagcagagctgggactggaatCCCAGTCTCTGTGTAACAGCAAAGTCTGTGACCAGTAGACTGCAGAGATGCTTGTAGGTTCTTTCAGTCATTTTTGGGTCAGACCTAAAGGCCGGGCCTCTTTTTATGTTCTCCTATTTGCCTTTCCATTTGAGGAAGGGGGGCAACTTTATGCTGTTATAAAACTTGAAATTTGAAATCAATACATGATAAACCTTTCATCTTTCATAGACTCCGTCCCTTTCAGCAAACGTATGTTATATGCTTACTCTGTACAGCAATTTTCGCAGTCAAAACTGATTGGCGGGTTGATGTGGGGTCAGATCTGCCCGCTGCCAGCTTTAGATAGGCCTCACTTTTGGAAAATATGGCCCGTTGGTGCTATCTGTGGTTCCTGGTGCGAGGCTGATCTTCTCAGCCATGTCCACAGGTGGGGAGGGCTCTGGTGGGTGGCCTGGCATCAGGGTTTGGTTGTTTCGGTGTATCCTATGTGTACAGAGCCTGGCGATGCCTGCCCTGGGACCATGACTTACTAGACTAGGTCCCTTCCCCACACTGCCACTGTCCCTCTCAAAGAACTCACCTTGAGAGCCCCACACTTACGCCAGTGGCGCTGCTGCCCCACTTCCTCTTGGAGATGTGTCTTTGGGAATTGCTGACAGCTCATTCTTTTGATTTTCCTCAGTAGGCCCAAAGCTTTGGCCTGAGGACACAGTGCAAGGTTGTGAATGAGACTGGATATCAAATCAGGGACCATggttttccaggaaaaaaaaaaaaaaaaaaagatgagtccTCTAAAGTCATGAGACTATTTCCAAGGTGGCCTTGGGGTCCTGCTCACAGCTGCTTCTGTGAGGGGAACCCCAGACAGCATCTGTCCCAGATGCTTCCAGTGACAGTGGAGGGAGAATCTGCAGGAGCAAAGGGGCAGGGCCTCACAGACCCAAGATGTGTCCCCTTGCCCTTAGCAGTGAGCTAAGCCAGCCACCCAGCAAGGCTGACGGCAGGATTCTCTGCTCCTGTTACTCCCCAGAGCAGAAGGACCTAAAGTTCCTGAGATTCTCCTCCTCTTGGATGTCCCTCAGTGACAGCCCTGTCACCCCAATGCCACCACGGGTAATGCtgccccctgcctcctcctgaATTCACCTTAGCCCCACAGAACCAGGCAGAACACCTGAACAGGGCTTGGCAAAAGCACAGGAATGACCAAGGGAGATAAGCCAGCACACCATGTGAAAGCCAGATTCAAGTACAGCTCACCCATCTTCACAGGGGGCCTGACTTCCGTCCCAGCCCCTGTATATGACTTTAAGGATGCCAGGAAGCTCTTCACAGGCCAGATCAGGAAAGCTAGCCATGTTATCAGCCTGGAGTGCTCTGTCCTGCCAACACAGGCTCCACCTCCCTCACTGCCCATGCCTGCCCCCTTGGCAGATGGCTAACAGGAGCACCTCTCCCCTCAGGGGATACCAAGGCTAGTGACTCCAATTCCAAAAGGATCTGTGTCTCAGGACATCGCATGGTGGCCCCGCTGGCACCCTGAGCCCccatctcccttccttccccactccctttTCTCTGGGCCTTCCCCACGCACAGCCTTCTGTGAAGTCCACGCCAGGTCTGGCCAGTCTGTGCACCCTGTTTTAAGGGAAGGTTTTAACCTTGCATAGTCACTGCAGACAGACTTCTCACCCTCTGAACCCTGGGACATTCTCTGGGAGTGGGGCCTCCTGGCTTGGGGAGCAGTGCTGTGTTGTATAGGAGGGTGACATTCCAGGTTCCTCCCTCCCAGCACATTCCTGATGGTCACTTGGGGTGGCCTCTCTGTCTGCAGTCCCCACTCCTGGCCTGATAGACAGTGGGGCAGCTCTGGTCATCCAGCCATCTGGCCTTGGGTTACTCCTGCTCCAGAATGACGGCCATCTGGCCCCAGGCCTGTCTCCAGCTGaagccgctgcattccagccccCCAGCACCCCCGCCGCTTGTTCCCACCGGGCTCTGACTCTCCCGAAAAAGATCAGACAAGCTCTTGGGTCCCTCTCTTCCCAGGAGGAGAGAAACCCCGAGCTGGGGGCAGGCGGGGTGGAGGAGATGGCTCCAGCCTGCCTCACTTCAGAGCCTTTATTGCTCACTGTGGGCTGTGGCTGTCCTGGTGGAACactccccactctcctcccccTCACATTCTTCAGAATCACTGGGCCTTTGCTTCTCACCTCATCTCTGGAACTGCCCGGCAAGGATTCTTTTCCGTGCTTAAAGAGCCCCAAGAGTGGTCTGTTCAGGTTGAGGTTTTCCTGTAACTCCCCCCGCGGCCAAGGCTCCCTGCACCCTTCCCACCGGGACCTGCTTTTAGGCTGAATTCCCCGATGCGATTCCTAACACCTGCCCCTTCCACCCGGAGGCTCTTCAGCAGCCACTTAAAGCAGCGATGGCTGCCTCATTGATGTAGAATTCCCAGACTCCCTTCCAGGGCCACGCCGCTTCCTGAGACTGGGCCCTGTCGTGTCCCTCTTGTCCCCACAGCAAGGACCCAGACATGCTGCCCTCAAGTCCTCCTATCGGACATGATTTCTCCTTCTGGAACCCAAGTCTTTCCTTCATCACAGCTGAGCTTCTGCCCTGGCAAAGCCCCGTCTCCTCCCTCCTTGATGCTGGGGAGAGCTCGGGGTCCTGTGACAccgcccccgccgccccgccACGTGGGGTGCTGGAGAGGCCTGCTCCTGCCCTGCGTGGTAGCCCTTCAGCCCAGGCTCTGAGTCAAAGCCTCCCAGATGCCAGCTCCCAGAATGTCCACACCCCACGGGGATGTACTCCTAATGACCTCAGCAGCCACAACCAAGGTGGAGGACATGGGAATCCTTCCAGCAGAGCCCCTTCACCCCTAAGACCCTGCCTGCTGCTATCATTCTGTGGGTCTAGAGAGGAGGGACAGAGGCTGCACCACAATGGTATTGTCTGTTCTTTGGTGTCAGGAACCTCACCTCTGAGGCAGCTCTAGATTTCAGCCAGTCCCACCAGGTGTCCCACCACTGATCT
It encodes:
- the ZBTB7C gene encoding zinc finger and BTB domain-containing protein 7C isoform X2 — protein: MKGWALAENMANDIDELIGIPFPNHSSEVLCSLNEQRHDGLLCDVLLVVQEQEYRTHRSVLAACSKYFKKLFTAGTLASQPYVYEIDFVQPEALAAILEFAYTSTLTITAGNVKHILNAARMLEIQCIVNVCLEIMEPGGDGGEEDDKEDDDDDEDDDDEEDEEEEEEEEEEDDDDDTEDFADQENLPDPQDISCHQSPSKTDHLTEKAYSDTPRDFPDSFQAGSPGHLGVIRDFSIESLLRENLYPKANIPDRRPSLSPFAPDFFPHLWPGDFGAFAQLPEQPMDSGPLDLVIKNRKIKEEEKDELPPPPPPPFPNDFFKDMFPDLPGGPLGPIKAENDYGAYLNFLSATHLGGLFPPWPLVEERKLKPKASQQCPICHKVIMGAGKLPRHMRTHTGEKPYMCTICEVRFTRQDKLKIHMRKHTGERPYLCIHCNAKFVHNYDLKNHMRIHTGVRPYQCEFCYKSFTRSDHLHRHIKRQSCRMARPRRGRKPAAWRAASLLFGPGGPAPDKAAFVMPPALGEVGGHLGGAAVCLPGPSPAKHFLAAPKGALSLQELERQFEETQMKLFGRAQLEAERNAGGLLAFALAENVAAARPYFPLPDPWAAGLAGLPGLAGLNHVASMSEANN
- the ZBTB7C gene encoding zinc finger and BTB domain-containing protein 7C isoform X1, yielding MARALAENMANDIDELIGIPFPNHSSEVLCSLNEQRHDGLLCDVLLVVQEQEYRTHRSVLAACSKYFKKLFTAGTLASQPYVYEIDFVQPEALAAILEFAYTSTLTITAGNVKHILNAARMLEIQCIVNVCLEIMEPGGDGGEEDDKEDDDDDEDDDDEEDEEEEEEEEEEDDDDDTEDFADQENLPDPQDISCHQSPSKTDHLTEKAYSDTPRDFPDSFQAGSPGHLGVIRDFSIESLLRENLYPKANIPDRRPSLSPFAPDFFPHLWPGDFGAFAQLPEQPMDSGPLDLVIKNRKIKEEEKDELPPPPPPPFPNDFFKDMFPDLPGGPLGPIKAENDYGAYLNFLSATHLGGLFPPWPLVEERKLKPKASQQCPICHKVIMGAGKLPRHMRTHTGEKPYMCTICEVRFTRQDKLKIHMRKHTGERPYLCIHCNAKFVHNYDLKNHMRIHTGVRPYQCEFCYKSFTRSDHLHRHIKRQSCRMARPRRGRKPAAWRAASLLFGPGGPAPDKAAFVMPPALGEVGGHLGGAAVCLPGPSPAKHFLAAPKGALSLQELERQFEETQMKLFGRAQLEAERNAGGLLAFALAENVAAARPYFPLPDPWAAGLAGLPGLAGLNHVASMSEANN
- the ZBTB7C gene encoding zinc finger and BTB domain-containing protein 7C isoform X3; its protein translation is MANDIDELIGIPFPNHSSEVLCSLNEQRHDGLLCDVLLVVQEQEYRTHRSVLAACSKYFKKLFTAGTLASQPYVYEIDFVQPEALAAILEFAYTSTLTITAGNVKHILNAARMLEIQCIVNVCLEIMEPGGDGGEEDDKEDDDDDEDDDDEEDEEEEEEEEEEDDDDDTEDFADQENLPDPQDISCHQSPSKTDHLTEKAYSDTPRDFPDSFQAGSPGHLGVIRDFSIESLLRENLYPKANIPDRRPSLSPFAPDFFPHLWPGDFGAFAQLPEQPMDSGPLDLVIKNRKIKEEEKDELPPPPPPPFPNDFFKDMFPDLPGGPLGPIKAENDYGAYLNFLSATHLGGLFPPWPLVEERKLKPKASQQCPICHKVIMGAGKLPRHMRTHTGEKPYMCTICEVRFTRQDKLKIHMRKHTGERPYLCIHCNAKFVHNYDLKNHMRIHTGVRPYQCEFCYKSFTRSDHLHRHIKRQSCRMARPRRGRKPAAWRAASLLFGPGGPAPDKAAFVMPPALGEVGGHLGGAAVCLPGPSPAKHFLAAPKGALSLQELERQFEETQMKLFGRAQLEAERNAGGLLAFALAENVAAARPYFPLPDPWAAGLAGLPGLAGLNHVASMSEANN